From the genome of Candidatus Marinimicrobia bacterium CG08_land_8_20_14_0_20_45_22:
AAAAGAGCATTTCTGTCACGCATTATGTCAATGGATGCACGCGTCTTCAACCGTGCGTCATGTTGATTGGACAGGCGGCGGGCGCCGCGGCGGCTCTGTGCGTTCGCGAAAACGTTCAGCCTCGCGATCTCGCCATTCGGAAACTCCAGCAGGTTTTACTGGACGCGCACGCTTACCTGATGCCGTTTTCGGACGTCAAACCCGACGATCCGGCGCTTCAGGCAATTCAACGAATCGGTGCGACCGGAATTCTCAAAGGCGAATCGATTCATCACGACTGGGTGAACGAACTTCGATTCAACCCGGACGAAAAAGTCACGGGAAGAGAGTTCATTGATGCTGTCAGACTCATGATCGACTTCCCGCCGGAACCGATTCTAAAGATATCGCCAGGCAATTTCATTACCAAAAATCAGTTCGTCGCTTTTGCGGGAAAAATGGACTGGCAGATTCCTGAATTTTTCACTCCGCCATCTGAAAAATGGCTGACGCGACGCGCTTTCGCCGTTTGGCTTGACGCGCAATTCGATCCGTTTAACGCTATTCCGGTTTAATAAAAATGCAAAGATTTCTCCGTTCATCTTTAATTCTTGCACTCTTGTTCAATTTCGCCTCATCTCAGGAAAATCTATCCGAACTTCGCGGCGTTTGGCTGACCAATGTTGATAGTCAGGTTTTGGACAGCCGGGAAAACATCGCCTCAGCAATGCAATTTCTCGCCGATCACCATTTCAACGTCGTTTTCCCCGTCGTCTGGAACGATGCGCAGACACTTTATCCCAGCGAAATCATGGACTGTCTTTTTAATGTCAGAATCAATCCGCAATATGTCGGGCGCGATCCGCTAATGGAGGTCATTTCCGAAGCACACAGCCGGGGAATCGCCGTCATTCCGTGGTTCGAATACGGTTTTGCCTCTTCCTATCAGAAAAATGGCGGACTGATCCTTGAAAGAAAACCAGACTGGGCGGAGCGCGATAATCATGGAAAACTCCTGACGAAGAATGGTTTTGAATGGATGAATCCTTATCATCCCGAAGTGCAGGAATTCATCATTTCGCTCGTTACGGAAGTCGTGAAAAATTACGACATTGACGGAATTCAGGGCGACGATCGGCTTCCCGCGAATCCCATTGAGGGCGGCTACTCGGATTTTACCCAGAAATTGTACGCCACGGAACACGCCGGGAAGTTGCCATCGACTAATTTTCGCGACAAGAATTGGCAAAAATGGAGGGTTGAGAAACTCACAACTTTTTGTAAAAACCTTACTGATTCTGTCCGAAATCTCAAACCTGACATTCTGGTCTCATGGGCGCCAAGCGTTTATCCGTGGTCTTATAATGAATATTTACAGGATTGGCCTTCATGGATTCGAACAAATTGCGCCGATCTTGTCATTCCGCAGGTTTACCGTTACTCTTATCCGGAGTATAAAACGACACTCCGTGAAATGGTACCGGCAGAACTTGACTCTCGCCGAAATATCATTTTCCCGGGAATTCTCATAAATGTTGGCGAATATGTCATCCCAGAGGAATATTTTCTAAAAGCGGTTGCTCAAAATCGAAAATCCGGCTATAACGGCGAAGTATTTTTCTTTTATGAAGGATTACGGAAAAACGACGATCAATTGGCAAACGCGCTATTGAAAACATTTTACGAAAAACCAGCGAAGTTGCCGGATTTTTCCCGACGTTAGTTACTCCTCTGAATTTCTTGTAAAAACCGTCTCGTGATTAGCGTTGGGCGAGTGATCGCCGAGCCGACAACAACCGCGTAAGCACCTAATTCTAAAAGTTTGCGCGCATCTTCGGGATTCCAAATTCGTCCTTCGGCAATGACCGGAATTTGATCACCGATTTTATCGACGAGTTTTTGCAACAGCATGAAGTCCGGTTTGTATTCATTTTCCGTTTTCGTATAGGAAGTGTAACCGGATAGCGTCGTACTGATGAGATCGAAACCCAAATCGCAGGCGCGCTCACCTTCGTTAAAAGTAGAGATATCCGCCATCAACAAAACGTCTGTTTTTTCTTTCAAAGCTCGGATGATGTTTTCCAACTTTTCGTCGTTTGGACGACTTCGTTGAGTTGCATCGAACGCCACAATTTCACAGCCGGTCTCGGCTATTTCTAAGTTGTCGGCAAGTGTCGCTCCAATGAAAACTTCAGAATCTGCATACTTTTTTTTATAAATACCGATGACCGGCAGATGAACCGTGTTCCGGATAGCGACGATATTTTTCGGATAACAGGCTCGGACAGCGCACGCCCCGCCGAGTTCCGCCGCTTTTGCCAACGCGGCAAGAATTTCTGGTTTTCCCAGAGGTTCATCGTCGTCAGCCTGAGCAGAAACAATTAATCCACTTTTAATCTGAGCAAGCGTTGATTTGACATTCATTTGACTTCGCTCCTCTAACTAACCGATTCGAACATCGATATGAACTTCCGTTTTCCCCAAGATTGCATTCTGAACCGTTTGTTCATTCAGTGATAGGTGATTTCCGATGACCGTTTTGCCCTCGATTTCGATCAATCGCACGCCCGAATTTAGATGTAGCGGATTTTTTACCGCGATGTGGTAATTCACGCCACGGAATCTGCGTATTACCTGATAGGATTCCCAGTTCCTGGGGACGCATGGATCGATAATGAGTCCGTCAAAAGTCGGTCGGACGCCGAGAATGTAATCGATCGCGTCGCGTAACATCCAAGTCGATGAACCGGTTAGCCACGAATGACTCGCCTGACCAAACATCGGATGATCTGGACTGGTGACATATTCGGCGTAAACGTAAGGTTCTACCTGATAGCGGTCGATATCAACGATGGGATTCATCGGAAGCGCTTTTTTATAAATATCAAACGCACGGTCGCCGCGACCCATCAGACATTCGGCTAAAATTGACCAACTGACCGGATGATTGAAGACGGCGCCGTTCTCCTTTTTTCCCGGAACGCAACGTGTCGCCAAACCGATTCTTAGATCGATTTTTGTGTAAGCCGGATCGAGCATTTTCGGCCCTTTTGGCGTGTCAAGATATTTAACAACGGAATCCATACATTTCAATGCGCGTTCTCCCCGCGCAACACCGCTGATGACTGCCCAACTCTGAGTATTTAAAAAGATTTTACCTTCGTCATTTTTCGAAGAGCCGATGACCTCACCTTCGTCATTGGTACCGCGAATGTACCACTCGCCGTCCCAACAATGCGTGTTGATCGCTTCGCTAACTTTTTCATATTCCGATTGATAATGTTTTGCGATTTCTACCATGCTAATATGGTTACACAGCGCGACGGTTTCTTTGAGGATGTAAGCGAGAAACATCGTCACCCAAACGCTCTCGCCTTTGCCCTTTCTGCCCAGATAATCGAGCGTGTCGTTCCAATCACCGGGACCAAATTTCGCCAAATACCGATCCGTAAGATTTGACAGCGTATAATCGATCGCGGCAAACAAGTGCGTCAAAATCTGCGCCTTTCCTTCGTCATAAAATGGCGTCGCAGTTCTGAGAAAATCCTCATCGCCGGTTTCTTTGAGATAGACAATAATCGCCAATGGCAACCAGAGCGGCGTGTCGGAGTGACCGGTTTTTTCTCCGCCGCCGGTCAACGGATAATAGAGATGAAACGTGCTTCCATCGCGAAACTGAAACTTCGACATTTCGGTAATCCGTTCCTTGACCCATTCCGAACGCGTCATCACCGGCCCCATGATGTCCTGACACGAATCGCGATAGCCGCGTCCAAACAACATTCCACCGTGATAGTAAGAAGCATCGCGTGAAAAAAGAAATGTTACAGATGTCTGATACTGATTCCAAACGTTGATCATTGTGTTCATATCGTCGTCTGGCGTGTCGATTTTTACTGACGACAGATAATCCGTCCATTTTTCGCGAAGTTTTTGGAACTCGGATTCGACCTTCTCTTTTTGGCGGTATTTGTTGACGAGTTCGAGTGCGTTCGATTGGTAATTTTCCTTCGGAACGACGCCAAGCATGATTGTAAAAGTCTTCTCCTCGCCGGGCGAAAGCAAGATTTCCATTTGGATCGCGGCTTCGGCGTCTCCGGCGGTAATTTCTGTGTTAAAACACTTCCCACTTTCCACGGCGATCGGATTGGATTCGGAACGCCATTTCCCGATAAAAACGTCTTTACTGCCGTCCCAACCTTTGATGGGAATGTCGGCACTGAAGAAAACATACTTGTCCCACGCTTCATTCGCCTGAGCAACGGTCGCGCCTTTGTACTTTACCCAATAGCGCTTGGTAGCCAACAAAATTTGATCTTCGCGATCGAATTTGACTTCGTTAAAATGCTGATCGTTTGGCTGGTTAATCAGATCAACCAGCGCATGCCCCAAACACAATTCGTCGTAAGCAAAAATATCAAACGATTTCGGCTGAGATGATTCGTTTTTCACCTTTACACGCCAGATTTCCAGATCGTCGGTTGGGACGAAGTACAAGATTTCGGCGCGGACATTTTTATACTGGGATGTAATTTTCGTGTAATAAAGTCCGTGACGGCATTCGTATGAATCCAGTTGCGTCATCGTTGGTTGCCATGTCGGCGACCAGTATTCGCCGGTTTCAGCATCTCGCAAAATGACATATCGTCCCGGTCTGTCCATTGGCAAGGAATTGTAGCGCCAGCGTAAAATGCGGTTATCTTTCGGACTTCCCCAAAAACTGTAGCCGCCGCCAGTGTGCGAAATGAGTCCGCTATATTTGCCGTTTGAAATATAATTTACCCACGGAGCCGGCGTATCCGGTCGGGTAATAATAAATTCTAATTTATCTTCTGAAAAATGTCCGTAGCGATTCAATATTTTTCCTTCCTGTCCAATATTCTTAATTGCATTTTCGATGACTCATTGCGTCAGCAGACGAACGCCTTCCTTCAGTAATGTGTGAACTTTTTCCTCTGCATTAGATGCAACATAAATCCGTCCGAGCGGTTCTGTTTGCGAGACGCGCATCAGCATCCATGAGCCATCGGTAAAATAAAATTTGATCCCATCTGCAAGTGAAATCCGGTCAACTGCGAATTGACCGATTCTTTCTGGAGAATTCACACTCAGTTTTTCCATATTTTTTAATAATTCCGACGTTGGATGATGTTGATCGACCCGTCCGTAATGAAACGCGCCAAACCGCTTCCGCAGATCGGCAACCATTTCGCTAATCGGCGCCTTTCGGACGCTCAACATCTCCAGCGTCAGCAAGCACGAGAGGATTCCATCGCGTTCCGGAATGTGATTTTTGTAACCGAAACCGCCGCTCTCTTCGCCGCCAATCAAAATATCGCGTTCGCGCATAACTTCACTGACATTCTTAAAACCAACCGGCGCTTCAATAACCTGTCTCCCATGTTCGGCGGCGACTTTATCAATTGTGTTAGCCATCGAAGTTGTCCGAACAACATCGCCTGTCCAATTTCTTGTTTCAAGCAAATATTCAAAAAGGAGCGGCATCAAATCATGAAGTTCGACATAATTTCCGTTTTCATTCAGAACGCCAAACCGGTCGGCGTCGCCATCCGTCGCCAATCCGATTGAGGCTTTTTTCCGAATCACTATTTTTCGTAAATCCGGTAAATTGGACAAAATTGGCTCCGGCAATTTCCCGCCGAACATCGGATCAGGTTTTGCGTTGACCTGACTAACGAATCGCTTCATATCTCGAAGAAATAACGGCAAATATCCACAACCCGCGCCATGCATCGCATTATAAACGATTGGTTTTTGAAGCGTCAAAATAGACTCAAAGTTCACGACTTTTGATAATTGCTCCGAGTATTCCGGTAAGAAATCGACTTTATGAAGGAACTCGCCGATCTTTTTTTGATCATGTTGGGGTTTATTGCGGAATAGAAATCCTTCGACAGCGGTCGTCATTTCGACGGTCGCCGGACCGCCGTACGAACCTTTGAATTTCAGACCATTGTATTGATACGGATTGTGGCTCGCCGTTACCATGATCCCTGCCGCCAGATTCCGATTTTTCACCGCAAATGACAGCACCGGCGTCGGACAGAATCGTCGGCTAAGGAAAGCAGGAATTTGATTACTGGCAACTACATCAGCGACGGTCTCGGCAAATTCCGCGGATAAAAACCGCGTATCGAAACCGATTGCAATTCCTTTCTGAGCCGACCCAACCGAAACGAGATAATCGCAAAATGCCTGCGCGACCGCCCGAACATTCGAAAATGTGAATCCGTCCGCAATGATTGCACGCCAGCCATCGGTCCCAAAATGTATTGTTGCTTGATCGTTCATCTTTTTCATCCTCCGCAAACCTACCGATATATGCGCATCCTAATTTCTGCCAAGGATTTTTTCGACGTCGGAGCGGCTAAATCCACGTTCTAATAGCGCCCAGACTACTACTGAAAATTTCTTAGTCATGCGATACGCCGGGAAAAGTTTTCAGCCGGTCGTATAGATCGCACGCCATTTCGTCTGTAGTGGATGTATCTCGATATGCTTCGGCAATCAGTTCGGGATGCTGGATTAGACGGTTAAAATCTTTATGATTGCCGGTAATGACGTTTCCCAGCGATTCCTTGATTGCCATTCCAAGAACCAATTTTTGATCGTCGTTCCTAAAATAGCACGAAGGACGATTGAAGCGTTTGGGAAAAATCGCCAACAAATATTTTCCAGTTTCCGGGTCGAATTTCAGCATGAGATTCATTCGCGGCTCGGATTCCGTCATTTCCAGCGAATCGATGTAACTGCCGAAATCGGGAACATTTGAATTTCCAACAATTTGTCTACTGACTATCGTGAATGCTTCGATAAAATGGTTGAAAAATGTTTCAAGCAACTGCTCACTTACCGATGTAATTACATAAGATGTCCGAAGGTAATTCTCGATGAAAAACACGTTGATTTCGGGTTGCTGAATGATGGATTTCAATCGCGCTTCACCGACTTTTTCCCCATTAAGAAGAGATTGAATCTGCGTTTCGCCGATCAGCATATTCTTGAATCCCGCCTGAAAATGCAGATGCGGACTCGATGCGCCGGCAAGCGCGCCGTTAAAAAAGATGGAGAAATCGGTTAGCAACCGCGCAAGTTCAATCATCTCGTAAAAATGCCCGATAATCATCTGCGGTTGATGAATCTTCGTTGCAATCGTCAAATCACCTGGGAATGTAATTCCCGGATTAGTCAAAACGAGAAATTGATCGTCGAGGATCGAGACGCCGCGCTGACCAACGTCAAGATGGCATAAAAAACAAGTTTGTGATTTTCGGCTCGCCATTTTTTCAAAAGTTTCCGACGTCAGGCTTTGAAGACGCGTTTGATTACACATCAACTGCACGGGAACCGTATTGATTTCGATCTGAGAAAATGAAATATTCCGATAGGTTTCCAGGTTGCGAAGCAACCGCGGATATCCGGCTTTTGGATCGGATTGCTGACGAATCAGCGCCCGAACCCGCCGATTATCATTCATCGGGCTTTGAATGGCTTCTGTTTCGGTTTGGTAGCCTGCCAACTCGGCGTCGGAGAGGCGACGTTCTCTATCAATCATACAAAAATATTTTTAAACACGGTTTAACATTTCCCTGATCGGGTCCATCTTTGGCATTCGGTCGGTCGATGTTAAAAACCTACTTTGTTATTGTATTTATGGTAATATCTATTGCTCAAAACAAGGTGCTTCAATTCTTCCAAAATCGAAATTTTGAATGAATATTTCGAGTAATTTTTTCTTGCCAGAACATCTGCGCCGACTTGTTCGCTATCGGTATTGGCACCATGCCGGACGGCGATATAATTAGCCTCAGCCATATTTCGTTCAATCAGGAATCCCTGTTTAAGCATCTGATCGGACAATGCGGCGTCCTCACCATACAGCAAATCTGGATAACCGCCGGACGCCAGCACGGCTTCTTTGCGATAATAACGTGGAGCGCCCGGTCCCGGAATACACATCTGTAAAAGCGGATTGCTCTGACCGCATAAATATTCGTCGTGTGTGACGACTTGATGGTCCAAAACCAACTCGCCATTTTCCGGATTCCGCCATGCTGTCTGATAAATGCCGATAATTGCCGCCGCGCCGCTTCTATTGAATTGTTTGATGATTTCTGTAACCGGATCGCCTGTCAGGACATCATCAGAGTCTAATTGCCCAATAATGTAGTTCCAAGCGCGCTGAATTCCGAAGTTTCTCGCACCGCCGAGCGTCTTTCCGAAGACCTTGTAGAACTTAACAAGATCTGGATATTGTTGAACGTATGAAGCAACGATATTCGGTGTATCGTCAGTCCCGTTATCGACAACAATCAATTCTATTGGAATAAACGCATCCACCTTCTTCCGAACTTCGATAATCGACTCAATCGCATAACGCAGAAGACCGGCGCGATTATAAGTCGGCATTACAAAGGAAATTCCTTTGCCAAGCGTCGGATCGACCGGTACTTTTTTTGTGAAATAGGAATCCGGTAAGAAAGCTCCGATATCTTTTAGATATTTTTGGAAACTGAGCGGTCCCCACTCGAACCGAGCCGGATCGTGAATGTACGAGAAGTGCTTTTCGAGTTTCTTGTCGCCTTTCTGCGAAAATTGCTCTTGAAGTCCTTCGCCCGGATAGAATGGCTTACCTCGCCGAAATGTGTACGTTGGACTCGTAATCGTGTAGATTTTCCCATCCTGCGCCAAAACGCCCATCCGGATAGCATAATTGGTTCCCCAAAACACTTCTTCGTCAAAAACCCGGTCGTTGATGAACCGATTCGCCAAAGCAATCAGCGAACCATGACAGAAGAAGTTC
Proteins encoded in this window:
- a CDS encoding N-acetylmannosamine-6-phosphate 2-epimerase, which codes for MNVKSTLAQIKSGLIVSAQADDDEPLGKPEILAALAKAAELGGACAVRACYPKNIVAIRNTVHLPVIGIYKKKYADSEVFIGATLADNLEIAETGCEIVAFDATQRSRPNDEKLENIIRALKEKTDVLLMADISTFNEGERACDLGFDLISTTLSGYTSYTKTENEYKPDFMLLQKLVDKIGDQIPVIAEGRIWNPEDARKLLELGAYAVVVGSAITRPTLITRRFLQEIQRSN
- a CDS encoding glycosyl transferase family 36 — translated: MNRYGHFSEDKLEFIITRPDTPAPWVNYISNGKYSGLISHTGGGYSFWGSPKDNRILRWRYNSLPMDRPGRYVILRDAETGEYWSPTWQPTMTQLDSYECRHGLYYTKITSQYKNVRAEILYFVPTDDLEIWRVKVKNESSQPKSFDIFAYDELCLGHALVDLINQPNDQHFNEVKFDREDQILLATKRYWVKYKGATVAQANEAWDKYVFFSADIPIKGWDGSKDVFIGKWRSESNPIAVESGKCFNTEITAGDAEAAIQMEILLSPGEEKTFTIMLGVVPKENYQSNALELVNKYRQKEKVESEFQKLREKWTDYLSSVKIDTPDDDMNTMINVWNQYQTSVTFLFSRDASYYHGGMLFGRGYRDSCQDIMGPVMTRSEWVKERITEMSKFQFRDGSTFHLYYPLTGGGEKTGHSDTPLWLPLAIIVYLKETGDEDFLRTATPFYDEGKAQILTHLFAAIDYTLSNLTDRYLAKFGPGDWNDTLDYLGRKGKGESVWVTMFLAYILKETVALCNHISMVEIAKHYQSEYEKVSEAINTHCWDGEWYIRGTNDEGEVIGSSKNDEGKIFLNTQSWAVISGVARGERALKCMDSVVKYLDTPKGPKMLDPAYTKIDLRIGLATRCVPGKKENGAVFNHPVSWSILAECLMGRGDRAFDIYKKALPMNPIVDIDRYQVEPYVYAEYVTSPDHPMFGQASHSWLTGSSTWMLRDAIDYILGVRPTFDGLIIDPCVPRNWESYQVIRRFRGVNYHIAVKNPLHLNSGVRLIEIEGKTVIGNHLSLNEQTVQNAILGKTEVHIDVRIG
- a CDS encoding phosphoglucosamine mutase produces the protein MKKMNDQATIHFGTDGWRAIIADGFTFSNVRAVAQAFCDYLVSVGSAQKGIAIGFDTRFLSAEFAETVADVVASNQIPAFLSRRFCPTPVLSFAVKNRNLAAGIMVTASHNPYQYNGLKFKGSYGGPATVEMTTAVEGFLFRNKPQHDQKKIGEFLHKVDFLPEYSEQLSKVVNFESILTLQKPIVYNAMHGAGCGYLPLFLRDMKRFVSQVNAKPDPMFGGKLPEPILSNLPDLRKIVIRKKASIGLATDGDADRFGVLNENGNYVELHDLMPLLFEYLLETRNWTGDVVRTTSMANTIDKVAAEHGRQVIEAPVGFKNVSEVMRERDILIGGEESGGFGYKNHIPERDGILSCLLTLEMLSVRKAPISEMVADLRKRFGAFHYGRVDQHHPTSELLKNMEKLSVNSPERIGQFAVDRISLADGIKFYFTDGSWMLMRVSQTEPLGRIYVASNAEEKVHTLLKEGVRLLTQ